CTTGACAAACCCTTGCGAATAATATATTTTTAAGAATAATGACTAACTTAAAAGAGTGCTGACGTGTGGCGGGTGAGTCCATTGAAGTCTAAGATACAAGAAACCGAACTCTTACGGAAAAAGTTAGATGTAATCTCGAATTGTGAACGTAACCGAGAGAACTACCTCATGGAACAGCGTTAAATGGAAAAACGCATCCAGAGTAGTCAGGAGACTGAGATAGAGAATCTTCAAGGCAACCAAAGACGGTAGTTACCCACTAAAGATAAGTAGATATTTGGTGAAATCAGTGCTGTATAGTTTATGATGTGATTATACCAGGTGTGATGATTATCTACTTACCAATAAACTAATATGGACTTTGTTGTTTTAGATACGGAAGGCAACCCAAATTTAACTGAATTAGCTATTGTTGATAGTCAAGGTGCTGTAATTTATGAAGGTTTTTGTGATGGTAATTCTCATGGTTTTCAAAATGTTTTAAATCTCAAAAGTCTGAAAACCTTATTAACAGAATTTCTGACTATTGTTGAAGATAAAAAAATTATCTGTCACTATGCAGAACATGATATTGATATCCTCAAGCGGAGTTTTCAACAGGTTGGTTTACCTTGGCAAAATTTAGAATTTGATTGTACTTGGATTTTGGCTAAAGACTGTTTTGCAGGTTTAGAAAGTTATTCTTTAGAGTATCTGAGTAAATATTTTAATTTGCGAGCTAATAATCAATATTTTCTGCCGAATATGGCACATACCGCTAGTTATGATGCCACATTTACTTATCATCTTTATCGAAAAATTATCTTAGAACGTCTCAAGAAACAACCTAATCCATTTAGCAGCAGTCGAGTTGATACTCCTTTTCAACATCACCCAGATTATACTGATACTTATCATCGAGAATTTCAGACTTTACAAACTGCTTTAAATAACATCAAATTAGATCCTAATCATCAAAGTAAAGGTGTAGTTGTTATTGGAGAACCAGGAACTGGTAAAACTCATTTAATGATGCGACTTGCTCATGAAAGATTATCAAGTAATAGATTATTGTTTATCCGTCAACCTAATAATGCTCAATCTGTACTTTATCATATTTATAGTAGGATTTTAGAATCTCTAGTTGAAAAAACCGTAAATTTGCCTCAATTAGATTCTTTAATTATTAATACTTTTCGGAAAATAATTACTCTTCCCAATAGAGAAGCCAAACAAAAGGATATAGAGATTTTAAAAGCCTTATATGATTTAGAAGATAACAGTATTAATGCTTTAGGTAGAGAAAATACCCAACGAAAACGGGAATATTGGCAATATATAGAAAAGACCATTAATGAATGGTGGCTGAGTCATTATGCTGCGGGAAGTTTTGCTTTATCTATTATCAAAGGCATGGTTAAATATTGCAGTTATACAGATTATAAATATAGAAATATTACCACTCGTTGGTTAGCAGGAAATATTTTAACTGACAAAGAAGCGGAAACTATTGGTTTACCAAATTGGGGAGAGGAAATTAGTAAAGAAGCTTTTTCTCTAGAAGCTATTTCAGTTTTAGGTAAATTATCTGTTTTAGATGAACCTTTAATTATTATTTTTGATCAATTAGAAGGTTTAGGACTTGCTCACAATCAAGAAATCTTGTTGAATTTTGGGGAAGCTATCAAAGAAATTTTTACTCATGTTCCTAATAGTTTAATTATCCTGAATTTATTTCCTGATAGGTGGGAAAAGTTTCAAACAATATTTGATCAATCTATTATTGGTAGAGTATCTGGATATCAAGTTTCTTTACGTCAACCAACAGAAGCCGAAGTTAAATCTATTCTCAAGGTAAAAATGCAATTTGTAGATATTACCTTAGAACAGTTATTTTTACCTGAAGATTTAGATGATATTTTAGGAAAAAAACCTATTCGTGGGGCTTTAAATCGGGCTGCTAAATACTATGACTATCGAGTTAATGGCATTTCTTTGCCAGATGAAAGAAAACCAATTCGGGAATTAGATAGTAATGAAAAAATAGAGCAGCAATTAAAATTTTTACAGCAACAACAACAAATATCTATAGAAGTTTTAAGTCAACTAATTAAAGCCATACAATTACCTGATTCTGTCGAGTTAAGCAACTTACAGGAGAAAATAGCACCTTACTTATCCGGTGAAACTGTAATTGGGGTAAATCCTGTAATTGAATATCTCCATGAGCATAGAATTGAGTTAGAACAAAAATATCATAATCCATCTATTATTAGTGATGGTGATGATGTTGGTAAATTGAAGAATATTGCTGAAGCTTTAACTCATATTCAGTCATTTAAGTTAACACAATATCGTTTAGGTAAAAAGGTATTACCAGAACATATTGTCATAGAAAAGGGAAATCAATATCATGTAATTGCTTTTCTGGAAATTAGTGGAACTCCGTTTACAAGTCGGATTAATAATTTTAATGAATTGGTGATTAATAATCCGCAAAGTAAGTTTGATTTAATTAGAGATGAACGTCAACCAGATATTACTGGTCAAGTCGGTAAGGAAAGAATCACACAACTGGAAAATAGTGCTAATGGTAATTTTGTTCTCTTTAATAAACAAGATAGAATTCTCTTTGATTTAATTTATGATCTAATAATCAGCATTTATAACAAAGATTTAGATATAGATTTAGATTTAGAATCAGCTTTAAATTTTGTTACCACTCATCAAGAATGGTATCACTGGATTTTTACAAAGTTTGGTTTTACTCCACCCAAAAAATAATTTTAATTTATGAAGATACTCATTCTCAATGCCGGTTCTAGCAGCCAAAAAAGTTGTCTGTATGACATAACAACCCCAATTCCTAATGTAGCACCCCAACCTCTATGGGAAGGGAAAATCAATTGGAGTCAAGACCAAAATCAGACAGAAATTACAGTCAAAACCGCTACAGGTGCAAAACTTCAAGAAACCCTTGCTAGTGATTCTCGACAGGGGCAATTTGCGTATCTGCTATCTACTCTCATTAATGGTACAACCAAGGTAATTGATGATTTATCAGCAATAAAAGTGGTAGGACATCGGGTAGTACATGGTGGACAAGATTACCGAGAGGCTGTAATAATTACTGAGGATGTTA
The window above is part of the Dolichospermum sp. DET69 genome. Proteins encoded here:
- a CDS encoding exonuclease: MDFVVLDTEGNPNLTELAIVDSQGAVIYEGFCDGNSHGFQNVLNLKSLKTLLTEFLTIVEDKKIICHYAEHDIDILKRSFQQVGLPWQNLEFDCTWILAKDCFAGLESYSLEYLSKYFNLRANNQYFLPNMAHTASYDATFTYHLYRKIILERLKKQPNPFSSSRVDTPFQHHPDYTDTYHREFQTLQTALNNIKLDPNHQSKGVVVIGEPGTGKTHLMMRLAHERLSSNRLLFIRQPNNAQSVLYHIYSRILESLVEKTVNLPQLDSLIINTFRKIITLPNREAKQKDIEILKALYDLEDNSINALGRENTQRKREYWQYIEKTINEWWLSHYAAGSFALSIIKGMVKYCSYTDYKYRNITTRWLAGNILTDKEAETIGLPNWGEEISKEAFSLEAISVLGKLSVLDEPLIIIFDQLEGLGLAHNQEILLNFGEAIKEIFTHVPNSLIILNLFPDRWEKFQTIFDQSIIGRVSGYQVSLRQPTEAEVKSILKVKMQFVDITLEQLFLPEDLDDILGKKPIRGALNRAAKYYDYRVNGISLPDERKPIRELDSNEKIEQQLKFLQQQQQISIEVLSQLIKAIQLPDSVELSNLQEKIAPYLSGETVIGVNPVIEYLHEHRIELEQKYHNPSIISDGDDVGKLKNIAEALTHIQSFKLTQYRLGKKVLPEHIVIEKGNQYHVIAFLEISGTPFTSRINNFNELVINNPQSKFDLIRDERQPDITGQVGKERITQLENSANGNFVLFNKQDRILFDLIYDLIISIYNKDLDIDLDLESALNFVTTHQEWYHWIFTKFGFTPPKK